Proteins encoded by one window of Kribbella flavida DSM 17836:
- a CDS encoding dihydrofolate reductase family protein — MSKIVLDVSVSLDGFSAGPNVRPEEPMGDGGEGLHAWMGGEGPNADIDAGIRRELDESVGATLVGRRTFDLGLKPWGGTPWPGVPSFVVTHRTRDDLLGDNGGTFAFDGLESAARRAKEAAGDKNVIVLGADVARHLLRAGLLDEVWIHIVPRLLGAGTRLFDGDQAELIPDGQSVLGSVPHLRYRVAKP; from the coding sequence ATGAGCAAGATCGTACTGGACGTGTCGGTGTCGCTGGACGGGTTCTCGGCCGGACCGAACGTGCGGCCCGAGGAGCCGATGGGCGACGGCGGCGAAGGACTGCACGCCTGGATGGGCGGCGAGGGCCCGAACGCCGACATCGACGCCGGCATCCGCCGCGAGCTGGACGAGTCGGTGGGCGCCACCCTCGTCGGGCGGCGGACGTTCGACCTCGGTTTGAAGCCGTGGGGCGGTACGCCGTGGCCCGGTGTCCCGTCCTTCGTGGTCACCCACCGGACCCGCGACGACCTGCTCGGCGACAACGGCGGCACGTTCGCCTTCGACGGGCTGGAATCCGCTGCCCGCCGGGCGAAGGAAGCCGCGGGCGACAAGAACGTCATCGTGCTCGGCGCCGACGTCGCCCGCCACCTGCTCCGCGCCGGCCTGCTCGACGAGGTCTGGATCCACATCGTCCCGCGCCTGCTGGGAGCGGGCACCCGCCTGTTCGACGGCGACCAGGCGGAGCTGATCCCGGACGGCCAATCGGTCCTGGGCTCCGTCCCCCACCTCCGCTACCGCGTCGCCAAGCCCTGA